Proteins encoded by one window of Vidua chalybeata isolate OUT-0048 chromosome 8, bVidCha1 merged haplotype, whole genome shotgun sequence:
- the FAS gene encoding tumor necrosis factor receptor superfamily member 6: MGTVRVGGGVARGLLALLLVAPLIIKTQCKNDTEALITSNRRNISRREVNCKEDEYNLDTDCCKKCRIGFVKNVSCPRDIVKHCAPCEKGKEFMNHPNDLDKCLRCKLCDNNFGWEVVKNCTPEEDTQCACAKNYFCSTAGCDNCIQCSICESGVIEKQCTPASDTVCGTKEPEALWWIVALVVLLIAAAIAAAIIWYKRKQKGLTINDHPINGVYKPEPYENEHLIYADVDLSSHIPGIVEEMTLKDVKKFVRHHQITEPAIDQSIQDFPGDTSEQKIRLFQVWYQSHGLKGAYTTLISSLRELKMCTVADKIEGKLKATISSSQEGGQSYNPDTEQSNICTQEGRNSYNESAELSKSYTASLEET; encoded by the exons GTGGCTCCCTTAATTATCAAAACACAGTGCAAAAATGATACTGAAGCTCTGATAACATCCAATAGGAGGAACATTTCCAGGAGGGAAGTTAACTGCAAGGAGGATGAATACAATTTAGATACTGACTGTTGTAAGAAATGTAGAATTG GTTTTGTTAAAAATGTCTCCTGCCCAAGAGATATTGTCAAACACTGTGCTCCAtgtgagaaaggaaaggaattcATGAATCACCCCAATGACTTGGACAAATGTTTGAGATGTAAATTGTGTGACAACAACTTTG GTTGGGAGGTTGTGAAGAACTGTACCCCAGAAGAGGACACGCAGTGTGCCTGTGCAAAGAACTATTTTTGCAGTACTGCAGGATGTGACAATTGCATTCAATGTAGCAT ATGTGAAAGCGGTGTAATTGAAAAACAATGTACTCCAGCTTCAGACACTGTATGCGGAACAAAAG AACCAGAAGCGCTGTGGTGGATCGTTGCTTTGGTAGTTTTGCTAATAGCTGCAGCAATAGCTGCAGCAATAATCTGGT acaagagaaaacagaagggtCTTACAATCAATGATCACCCAATTAATGGAGTTTACAAACCAGAGCCTTAC gagaatGAGCATCTCATATATGCAG ATGTTGACCTGAGCAGCCACATTCCGGGTATTGTGGAAGAGATGACACTCAAAGATGTCAAGAAATTTGTTCGTCACCACCAGATAACAGAACCTGCCATAGACCAAAGCATTCAGGATTTTCCTGGTGATACATCTGAACAGAAGATTAGGCTGTTTCAAGTCTGGTATCAAAGTCATGGGTTGAAGGGAGCCTATACAACCCTAATAAGCAGCCTGAGAGAGTTAAAGATGTGTACTGTAGCTGATAAAATTGAGGGAAAACTGAAGGCAACTATTTCCAGCTCTCAGGAAGGGGGACAGTCTTATAATCCTGACACTGAGCAAAGCAACATTTGCACTCAAGAGGGTAGAAACTCTTACAATGAGAGTGCTGAGCTGAGTAAATCCTATACTGCTAGTTTGGAAGAGACCTAG